From the genome of Deinococcus sp. JMULE3, one region includes:
- a CDS encoding SufE family protein: MTDAAPALPEKLQSIVSMFRSAPKPLRLQALLEYSKKLPGLPEKYLEHPEFLQPVPECTSPFFLVTEQDEQGGMHLYFKVPEEAPTVRGYAGILHEALNGAQPEEILSIPDQFYMDMGLTELITPMRLRGMGAILMRLKNDVREHAKA, translated from the coding sequence ATGACCGACGCCGCGCCCGCCCTGCCGGAAAAACTCCAGAGCATCGTCAGCATGTTCCGCAGCGCCCCCAAACCCCTGCGCCTCCAGGCCCTGCTGGAATACAGCAAGAAACTCCCCGGCCTGCCCGAGAAGTACCTCGAACACCCCGAATTCCTCCAGCCCGTCCCCGAATGCACCAGCCCCTTCTTCCTCGTCACCGAGCAGGACGAGCAGGGCGGCATGCACCTGTACTTCAAGGTCCCCGAGGAAGCCCCCACCGTGCGCGGCTACGCCGGCATCCTCCACGAGGCCCTGAACGGCGCGCAGCCCGAGGAGATCCTGAGCATCCCCGACCAGTTCTACATGGACATGGGCCTGACCGAACTCATCACCCCCATGCGCCTGCGCGGCATGGGCGCCATCCTGATGCGACTGAAGAACGACGTCCGCGAGCACGCCAAAGCGTAA
- a CDS encoding sulfurtransferase, with the protein MDYAKDVLVSTDWVEQNLNKDGIRLIEVDEDILLYDTGHAPGAVKLDWQVDLWHPVERDFITPDKVSELLGRLGIKEGDTIVLYGDKSNWWASYAYWFLSYSGVKNTLKLMNGGRQKWVAEGRPTTTDAPSVEATSYPALTRDDSLRAYRDEVKAHLDGVRNGTGALVDVRSPDEFSGKVTHMPNYPQEGVLRGGHIPGARSIPWAKATNEDGTFKSADELKALYEGEGVTADKDVIAYCRIAERSSHTWFVLRELLGYPKVRNYDGSWTEWGNAVGMPIEKSYSEA; encoded by the coding sequence ATGGACTACGCGAAAGACGTACTTGTCAGCACCGACTGGGTCGAACAGAACCTCAACAAAGACGGCATCCGCCTGATCGAGGTGGACGAGGACATCCTCCTCTACGACACCGGGCACGCCCCCGGCGCCGTGAAACTCGACTGGCAGGTCGACCTGTGGCACCCCGTCGAACGCGACTTCATCACCCCCGACAAGGTCAGCGAACTGCTGGGCCGCCTGGGGATCAAGGAAGGCGACACCATCGTCCTGTACGGCGACAAGAGCAACTGGTGGGCCAGCTACGCCTACTGGTTCCTGTCCTACAGCGGCGTCAAGAACACCCTGAAGCTCATGAACGGCGGCCGCCAGAAGTGGGTCGCGGAGGGCCGCCCCACCACCACCGACGCCCCCAGCGTCGAGGCGACCAGCTACCCCGCCCTGACCCGCGACGACAGCCTCCGCGCCTACCGCGACGAGGTCAAGGCCCACCTGGACGGCGTCCGGAACGGCACCGGCGCGCTGGTGGACGTCCGCAGCCCCGACGAATTCAGCGGCAAGGTCACGCACATGCCCAACTACCCGCAGGAAGGCGTGCTGCGCGGCGGTCACATCCCCGGCGCGCGCAGCATCCCCTGGGCGAAGGCCACCAACGAGGACGGCACCTTCAAGAGCGCCGACGAACTCAAAGCCCTGTACGAGGGTGAAGGCGTCACCGCCGACAAGGACGTCATCGCGTACTGCCGCATCGCCGAACGCAGCAGCCACACGTGGTTCGTGCTGCGCGAACTGCTCGGCTACCCCAAGGTCCGCAACTACGACGGCAGCTGGACCGAGTGGGGCAACGCCGTGGGCATGCCCATCGAGAAGAGCTACAGCGAAGCCTGA
- a CDS encoding GNAT family N-acetyltransferase produces MNTYTLEAATHDTLADVVALIPDSAEAERRLTFTLSRVEAGALRPEQFLILRSPRGVEGVCLRPASPQIPLLPRLREDVPAEALTAFLRELRAAGPRLILVSTQAPLRREEAETAGWAFQEANVVYERADLRARSYPADPHVQPVTVHDPGVAEAMTALGREAWTPGEDWTLYALTHAGEVVALAALGASGRPDTAGIDLIGVLPQRRGQGFGARLHAHLLHLAAQTFGTHVGGTEADNHPMRRLFERHGARLVSTQLDFRAPAVPAP; encoded by the coding sequence GTGAACACCTACACCCTTGAAGCGGCCACGCACGACACGCTGGCCGATGTCGTCGCCCTGATTCCCGATTCCGCCGAGGCGGAGCGGCGCCTGACCTTCACCCTCTCGCGGGTCGAGGCCGGAGCGCTGCGCCCCGAGCAGTTCCTCATTCTGCGTTCGCCCCGCGGGGTGGAGGGCGTCTGCCTGCGTCCCGCCAGCCCACAGATTCCGCTGCTCCCGCGGCTGCGCGAGGACGTCCCCGCCGAGGCGCTGACCGCCTTCCTGCGTGAACTGCGCGCGGCGGGCCCGCGCCTGATCCTCGTGTCCACCCAGGCGCCGCTGCGCCGCGAGGAGGCCGAGACCGCCGGGTGGGCCTTTCAGGAGGCGAACGTCGTGTATGAGAGGGCCGACCTCCGCGCCCGGTCGTACCCGGCCGACCCGCACGTTCAGCCCGTGACCGTGCATGATCCCGGCGTGGCAGAGGCCATGACGGCGCTGGGCCGCGAGGCCTGGACGCCGGGCGAGGACTGGACGCTGTACGCCCTGACCCACGCGGGCGAGGTGGTGGCCCTGGCGGCCCTGGGGGCCAGCGGTCGGCCCGACACGGCCGGGATCGACCTGATCGGTGTCCTGCCCCAGCGGCGCGGCCAGGGCTTCGGGGCTCGGCTGCACGCGCACCTGCTGCATCTGGCCGCGCAGACCTTCGGGACGCACGTGGGCGGCACGGAGGCAGACAATCACCCCATGCGCCGCCTGTTCGAGCGGCACGGGGCGCGGCTGGTGTCCACGCAGCTGGACTTCCGCGCCCCTGCCGTCCCTGCGCCTTGA
- the rpmI gene encoding 50S ribosomal protein L35, translating into MPKMKTLKAASRRVKITGTGKVMAFKSGKRHQNTGKSGNEIRGKGKGFVLAKSEWARMKLMLPKGK; encoded by the coding sequence ATGCCCAAGATGAAGACACTGAAAGCGGCCAGCCGCCGGGTGAAGATCACCGGGACCGGCAAGGTCATGGCGTTCAAGAGTGGCAAGCGCCACCAGAACACCGGCAAGAGCGGCAACGAAATCCGCGGCAAAGGCAAGGGCTTCGTCCTCGCCAAGAGTGAATGGGCCCGCATGAAACTCATGCTGCCGAAGGGGAAGTGA
- the rplT gene encoding 50S ribosomal protein L20, whose product MPRAKTGIIRRRRHKKVLKRAKGFWGSRSKQYRNAFQTLLNAATYEYRDRRNKKRDFRRLWIQRINAGARLHGMNYSTFIGGLKKANIDLNRKVLADIAAREPEAFKALVDAAKNSK is encoded by the coding sequence ATGCCTCGCGCCAAAACCGGTATCATCCGTCGCCGCCGTCACAAGAAGGTCCTGAAGCGCGCCAAGGGCTTCTGGGGCTCCCGCAGCAAGCAGTACCGCAACGCGTTCCAGACCCTGCTGAACGCCGCGACCTACGAGTACCGCGACCGCCGCAACAAGAAGCGTGACTTCCGCCGCCTGTGGATCCAGCGTATCAACGCCGGCGCCCGCCTGCACGGCATGAACTACAGCACCTTCATCGGTGGCCTGAAGAAGGCGAACATCGACCTGAACCGCAAGGTCCTGGCCGACATCGCCGCCCGCGAACCCGAGGCCTTCAAGGCCCTCGTGGACGCCGCCAAGAACAGCAAGTAA
- a CDS encoding helix-turn-helix transcriptional regulator yields the protein MNNRLKVLRAERNMTQGALAEALDVSRQTINALETGKYDPSLPLAFKLARLFGVPIEDIFQDEQGQP from the coding sequence ATGAACAACCGGCTGAAAGTCCTGCGGGCCGAACGCAACATGACCCAGGGCGCCCTGGCCGAGGCGCTGGACGTGTCCCGCCAGACCATCAACGCCCTGGAAACCGGTAAGTACGACCCCAGCCTGCCCCTGGCCTTCAAACTCGCCCGGCTGTTCGGCGTCCCCATCGAGGACATCTTTCAGGATGAACAGGGACAACCCTGA